Proteins co-encoded in one Cinclus cinclus chromosome 9, bCinCin1.1, whole genome shotgun sequence genomic window:
- the CFAP210 gene encoding cilia- and flagella- associated protein 210, whose translation MGSCAVPKNAICRSALLRAPQPVPQTAEHPHRRGRTRGRGGSARAHEAHHLKEKDVLDEYFLPNEADLRQVIVFPKSEWERIQASTRKAAHIDEKKEQEEVHLDSKAAGKYPPNATLSLIQQKLQAKKLREEKEEEERKLLDLEEAKFQAAKRKEVIDRAKTYLCYQDDRMRQFHGAFLLTKVLKERDAQVEFLKSRFADNKKRDYEEEQRRFKEYILSEQEKARQHYMNQQALRKDQLEQIKEREHQADLAKQEKKREEEEIQRSVQLYQLEIQRKKEKEHKTKIECQKLYHEYLNDQKIIKAIEKQNQMEEDDRIKAHFKAKEIIAQMRKKKEAEMRRQVQEQQDKIISQLTEQMGESLKMEGDRLLRDIARIEAEEEKKRKEKEAKQKAAIESIAEHRATVMKLKGEKERQEKEEAEKERDVLMEKARIHMEMENNKKHRRHAANKEVQKIQLQQMAEKQARKEQEKQADLDYDAQREAIALSKEHEFQKYAKEIIETESKTTHHLYPLLKACKDGLVHRPFS comes from the exons GCAGGTCAGCCCTGCTCCGGGCCCCGCAGCCAGTGCCGCAGACAGCAGAGCACCCGCACCGGCGGGGCCGTACCCGCGGCCGCGGGGGCAGCGCCCGGGCCCATGAGG cacatcatttgaaagaaaaggatgTTCTAGATGagtattttcttccaaatgAAGCAGATCTTCGCCAGGTCATTGTATTTCCAAAATCAGAATGGGAAAGGATTCAGGCCAGCACTAGAAAAGCAGCACACATCGATGAGAAGAAAGAACAGGAAGAAGTGCACCTGGACTCCAAAGCTGCTGGAAAATACCCACCTAATGCCACTCTG AGCCTGATACAACAGAAACTTCAAGCCAAGAAATTAcgtgaagaaaaggaagaggaagaaagaaagttACTTGATTTGGAAGAAGCAAAGTTCCAAGCAGCAAAACGGAAGGAGGTTATTGACCGTGCAAAAACCTACTTATGTTATCAAGACGACAGAATGAGACAGTTCCAT GGTGCTTTTCTACTTACTAAGGTCCTAAAAGAAAGAGATGCTCAAGTTGAATTTCTAAAGTCAAGATTTGCTGATAACAAAAAGAGGGATTATGAAGAAGAGCAACGTAGATTTAAAGAATACATTCTCAGTGAGCAAGAAAAGGCACGTCAGCATTATATGAATCAACAGGCACTACGCAAAGATCAGCTAGAACA AATAAAAGAGCGTGAGCATCAGGCAGATCTtgccaaacaggaaaaaaaaagagaagaggaagaaatacagAGATCAGTCCAACTGTACCAACtagaaattcagagaaaaaaagaaaaggaacacaAGACAAAAATTGAATGCCAGAAGCTGTATCAT GAGTATTTAAATGACCAGAAAATAATCAAAGCAatagagaaacaaaaccaaatggaAGAAGATGATCGGATCAAAGCTCAttttaaagcaaaggaaattATTGCCCagatgagaaaaaagaaagaagctgaaatgCGTAG ACAAGTACAGGAACAACAGGACAAAATCATTAGTCAATTAACTGAACAAATGGGTGAGTCATTAAAGATGGAAGGTGATCGACTGCTTAGAGATATTGCAAGAATagaagctgaagaagaaaaaaaacgcaaagagaaagaagcaaaacaaaaggcTGCCATTGAATCTATTGCTGAACACAGAGCCACTGTG ATGAAgttgaaaggggaaaaggagagacAGGAGAAAGAAGAGGCTGAAAAAGAACGTGATGTGTTAATGGAAAAAGCCCGCATTCacatggaaatggaaaacaacaaaaaacacagacGACATGCAGCAAACAAAGAAGTACAGAAAATTCAGCTCCAGCAAATG GCTGAAAAGCAGGcaagaaaagagcaggaaaaacaagCAGACTTGGACTACGATGCTCAGAGAGAAGCTATTGCACTTTCTAAAGAGCATGAATTTCAGAAATATGCAAAGGAAATAATCGAAACAGAGTCAAAGACTACACATCATCTTTATCCTCTTCTCAAAGCATGCAAAGATGGACTTGTACATAGGCCATTTTCctga
- the LOC134047366 gene encoding cilia- and flagella- associated protein 210-like has protein sequence MDLDGPDAARQDAELEHGRYLSRRAVAREQLAQIKEHKDQADLAKLETRREGERIQRSSQLYQLEIQREKEKEQEKKAEFQRQHHEYVAEQKIFKAEEKEKEDKDDDRIKAYIKGKEMMADLTREKHAETNRMIQKHKDKAFEQLTAQMNETLKIEDDRLARGAAEVEVEYQMQNKEKEIKKKAAIESIEEHRVSVMKLKGEKERQEKEDNEKDRSQWMTENGIYLEMEKAKKQRQRDANMEVQKIQLQQMAEKQARKEQEKQADLDCDAQREAAFHQDQAFRR, from the exons ATGGACCTCGATGGGCCGGACGCCGCCCGCCAGGACGCGGAGCTGGAGCATGGGCGCTACCTGAGCCGCCGGGCCGTGGCCCGGGAGCAGCTGGCGCA AATAAAGGAGCACAAGGATCAAGCAGACCTGGCCAAGCTGGAAACCAGAAGAGAAGGAGAACGAATACAGCGATCGAGCCAGTTATACCAACTGgaaattcagagagaaaaagaaaaggaacaggagaaaaaagctGAATTCCAAAGGCAGCATCAT GAATATGTAgctgaacagaaaatatttaaagctgaagagaaagaaaaagaagacaaagatGATGATCGGATTAAGGCTTatattaaaggaaaagaaatgatgGCTGATCTGACAAGAGAAAAACATGCAGAGACTAACAG GATGATACAGAAGCATAAGGACAAAGCTTTTGAACAATTAACTGCACAGATGAATGAGACACTTAAGATTGAAGATGATCGTCTTGCTAGAGGAGCTGCAGAAGTAGAAGTTGAGTACCAAAtgcaaaacaaagagaaagaaataaaaaaaaaggctgctaTTGAATCTATTGAAGAACACAGAGTCAGTGTG ATGAAgttgaaaggggaaaaggagagacAGGAGAAAGAAGACAATGAGAAGGATCGTAGTCAGTGGATGACAGAAAATGGCATATatctggaaatggaaaaagcCAAGAAACAAAGACAGCGTGATGCAAACATGGAAGTACAGAAAATTCAGCTCCAGCAAATG GCTGAAAAGCAGGcaagaaaagagcaggaaaagcaagCAGACTTGGACTGCGATGCTCAGAGAGAGGCTGCTTTCCATCAGGATCAAGCATTTCGGAGATAA